From Bacillus pumilus, one genomic window encodes:
- a CDS encoding FecCD family ABC transporter permease, which translates to MAKTYTVRSKGGRISFQFSKRTFLILLLLTAVAFGLFILSLCMGSRFIQPMDVLLHLIGQGEGNTFVLNTLRIPRTLLAVLVGAALAVSGLILQGLIRNPLASPDIIGITSGASFGAIMFIVFWMGTVPIAYQSLWAIAGAFAVSCLIYLLSWKKGVKPITLVLMGIGISAIMKACVTFTLVLSDTMTTTKSYIWLTGSLYGSTMKDVTSMLPWVMIILPIVMVLARTMNVKELGDDLATGLGVKVQAKRLFFLLMSVTLAGIAVAFAGGIEFVGLMAPHVARMIIGRSFIALVPASALVGSILVMLADLVARTAFLPLDVPAGVFTAAIGAPFFIYLLYQQRNR; encoded by the coding sequence GTGGCTAAAACATATACAGTGCGTTCAAAGGGCGGGCGCATTTCATTTCAATTTTCAAAGCGGACGTTTTTGATTTTACTTTTATTGACGGCCGTTGCTTTTGGATTATTTATTCTCAGTCTCTGTATGGGCAGCCGGTTTATTCAGCCGATGGATGTGCTGCTTCATTTAATCGGTCAGGGAGAGGGAAACACCTTTGTGCTCAATACGCTGAGGATTCCAAGAACACTGCTGGCTGTCTTAGTGGGGGCCGCGCTTGCGGTATCAGGGCTTATTTTGCAAGGATTAATCCGCAATCCGCTTGCATCGCCTGACATCATTGGGATTACGAGTGGTGCTTCGTTCGGGGCGATTATGTTTATTGTTTTTTGGATGGGCACTGTGCCTATTGCGTATCAATCCTTATGGGCGATTGCAGGGGCTTTTGCTGTTTCGTGTCTGATTTATTTGCTTTCATGGAAAAAAGGGGTTAAGCCGATCACACTTGTCCTAATGGGCATCGGGATTTCTGCCATAATGAAGGCGTGTGTGACGTTTACTCTTGTTCTTAGTGATACGATGACGACGACAAAGTCATATATTTGGCTGACGGGCAGTTTATATGGTTCTACGATGAAGGACGTCACGTCGATGCTTCCTTGGGTCATGATCATTTTACCGATTGTCATGGTGTTAGCAAGAACGATGAATGTGAAGGAGCTTGGAGATGATCTCGCAACAGGTCTCGGGGTAAAAGTGCAGGCAAAACGGTTATTCTTTCTGCTGATGAGTGTGACATTGGCGGGGATTGCTGTTGCCTTTGCAGGCGGCATTGAATTTGTTGGACTGATGGCGCCGCATGTCGCACGGATGATCATCGGCCGCTCCTTCATTGCGCTGGTGCCGGCATCTGCGCTTGTTGGGAGTATTCTCGTGATGCTGGCAGATTTAGTAGCTAGAACGGCTTTTCTACCGTTAGATGTACCAGCAGGTGTATTCACGGCTGCAATTGGTGCACCGTTCTTTATTTATTTGTTATACCAGCAGCGAAATCGATAA
- a CDS encoding FecCD family ABC transporter permease: MRSLLKKDSSKALLFAGFVVLMLVFFMLSISLGQTSISLKATIHAFLHFDESDPNSVIVMTSRLSRALIAAVVGSSLAISGALMQALTRNPLAAPDLLGINAGGLFFIVISIVFFSTESLTGYMWTAFLGAAIAGMLVFLLGSIGRDGLTPVKIVLAGAAISALFASFTQGLLIVNEQSIQSILFWMAGSVSGRSIDMLLPVLPYILGATVVALLLGRSINVLLSGDDIAKGLGQRTLVLKITMGVLVVFLAGGSVAVAGSIGFVGFLVPHIVKKLVGPDHRWVLPYCAVVGASLLLVADLAARFLIMPQEVPIGVMTAVAGAPLFVYLVRKGLKTGG, translated from the coding sequence ATGAGAAGTTTACTAAAAAAGGATTCGAGCAAGGCGCTGCTGTTTGCTGGATTCGTCGTATTGATGTTGGTCTTTTTTATGCTCAGCATTTCTCTTGGGCAAACCTCTATTTCCCTCAAAGCCACCATCCATGCGTTTCTTCATTTTGATGAATCGGATCCAAACAGTGTCATTGTCATGACATCCAGATTATCAAGAGCTTTAATTGCAGCGGTTGTTGGATCAAGTCTAGCCATTTCAGGTGCACTGATGCAGGCATTAACGAGAAATCCGCTTGCGGCGCCAGATTTGTTAGGCATTAATGCAGGTGGACTATTTTTTATCGTCATTTCAATTGTTTTCTTTTCAACAGAGTCATTAACAGGCTATATGTGGACAGCCTTTTTAGGTGCTGCGATTGCAGGGATGCTCGTTTTTCTCTTGGGCTCTATTGGAAGAGATGGATTGACACCGGTCAAAATTGTCCTTGCAGGTGCGGCGATATCTGCACTGTTTGCGTCCTTTACACAAGGTCTTTTAATCGTGAATGAACAGTCGATTCAAAGCATCCTGTTCTGGATGGCGGGTTCAGTGTCTGGAAGAAGCATTGATATGCTGCTGCCTGTTTTGCCTTATATTTTAGGTGCAACAGTTGTGGCGCTGCTTCTTGGACGCTCCATCAATGTCCTTTTGTCAGGAGATGATATTGCGAAGGGACTTGGCCAGCGTACGCTGGTGCTGAAAATCACGATGGGAGTTCTCGTCGTCTTTTTAGCGGGTGGTTCCGTCGCTGTCGCAGGATCGATTGGGTTTGTTGGTTTTCTAGTGCCGCATATTGTGAAAAAGCTTGTTGGACCTGACCACCGCTGGGTACTGCCGTATTGTGCCGTTGTGGGGGCGTCGCTTTTACTTGTCGCAGACCTTGCGGCTCGTTTTCTGATCATGCCGCAGGAAGTGCCGATTGGTGTCATGACGGCGGTAGCAGGAGCGCCTCTATTTGTTTATCTCGTGCGCAAGGGGTTGAAGACAGGTGGCTAA
- a CDS encoding iron-siderophore ABC transporter substrate-binding protein codes for MFKKSFWSLLVVLSIVLLAACGNNNSEGKSASKEKTRTVESAIGSTDNIKDKPKRIVTLYQGATDAAVAMGIKPVGVVESWLEAPTYKYLRDDLKDVKIVGQETQPNLEEIEKLKPDLIIASKVRHEQIFDQLQEIAPTVATETVFTFKDTVKLMGEALNQQDKSKELLTKWDDRVADFKEKAKKDIKNWPMSVSVVNFRADHARIYQTGFAGSILTELGFEGPKNVKDKKQDIITLTDKESIPQMDADVIYYFMDDQDKAVEKAYKEWTSHPLWKQLDAVKAKQVHKVDEITWNMAGGITAANMMLDDIYDRLGIDK; via the coding sequence ATGTTCAAAAAATCTTTTTGGTCGTTGCTAGTTGTGCTCTCCATCGTTTTACTTGCAGCTTGCGGGAACAATAACAGTGAAGGCAAGTCAGCTAGTAAAGAAAAAACAAGAACCGTTGAAAGCGCTATCGGTTCAACTGACAATATTAAGGATAAACCAAAGCGCATTGTGACGCTGTACCAAGGAGCAACCGATGCAGCAGTCGCTATGGGCATTAAACCAGTGGGTGTTGTTGAATCATGGCTTGAAGCACCTACGTATAAATATTTAAGAGATGACCTAAAGGATGTCAAAATTGTTGGGCAGGAAACACAGCCAAACTTAGAGGAAATTGAAAAGCTCAAGCCTGATTTGATCATTGCATCAAAAGTCCGCCACGAGCAAATTTTTGATCAGCTGCAAGAAATCGCTCCAACTGTTGCAACAGAAACAGTGTTCACATTTAAAGATACAGTGAAATTAATGGGTGAAGCGTTAAACCAGCAAGACAAATCAAAAGAATTGCTGACGAAGTGGGATGACCGCGTCGCTGACTTCAAAGAAAAAGCGAAAAAAGACATCAAAAACTGGCCAATGAGTGTGTCTGTGGTGAACTTCCGTGCAGATCATGCTAGAATCTATCAAACTGGATTCGCAGGGTCGATTTTAACAGAGCTAGGCTTTGAAGGACCTAAGAATGTCAAAGATAAAAAGCAAGACATCATTACACTTACAGACAAAGAGAGCATTCCGCAAATGGATGCAGATGTGATCTATTACTTCATGGATGATCAGGATAAAGCGGTTGAAAAAGCATATAAAGAGTGGACAAGTCATCCTTTATGGAAGCAGCTTGACGCAGTGAAAGCGAAACAAGTGCATAAAGTTGATGAAATCACTTGGAACATGGCAGGCGGTATCACTGCTGCAAACATGATGCTTGATGATATTTATGATCGTCTAGGAATTGATAAATAA
- a CDS encoding HAMP domain-containing sensor histidine kinase: MAHRKYTLAKKLALLILTAAVVSGLVFLTLQKITNDLIDGYLSSDEYYEEESARYIQKFSRYVSENELSSTDRKAFGEWVKKEDYINLTIFKDEVLQYDSIYSAADESAYGKEKVTQYAEHHSYPIQFSDGKGRVMVDGFYSFRYHDLAFTLELLGATLIFLIIVLLGIRKSLCYLQTIHQEIHILEGGELDHEMTVKGHDELAMIAKSIEDLRKAFLDKLQAIDELQEESRSLVTEMSHDMRTPLTSLMMNLEFAKKEEAGADTRKDQYIANAYEKALQLKNLSDNLFAYFLLDKEHEPELETVAVKEVIYDLLSDQVAILHQEKFKVHLLGELPDSYINVNVEELGRVFDNLMSNLLKYADPKKDINLTFLSDQEIFEIHVSNAIKETDDTQESTRLGERSIKRMMSRMHGQFERMERNAVYYIVLRFWHIKI, encoded by the coding sequence TTGGCACATCGTAAATATACACTAGCCAAAAAGCTGGCACTGCTGATTTTGACAGCTGCGGTCGTGAGCGGACTTGTCTTTTTGACGCTGCAAAAGATCACCAATGACCTGATTGATGGATACTTGAGTTCGGACGAGTATTACGAGGAGGAGTCAGCCAGGTATATTCAAAAATTCAGCCGCTATGTGTCTGAGAATGAGCTGTCTTCAACAGATCGAAAAGCGTTTGGTGAGTGGGTGAAAAAAGAGGATTACATTAATTTGACCATCTTCAAGGATGAAGTGCTGCAATATGACTCCATCTATTCCGCTGCTGATGAATCGGCGTACGGAAAAGAAAAGGTGACCCAGTACGCTGAGCATCATTCGTATCCGATTCAGTTTAGCGACGGTAAAGGCCGGGTCATGGTGGATGGTTTCTATTCATTTCGTTATCACGATCTTGCCTTTACACTCGAGCTGCTCGGGGCGACGCTTATTTTTCTCATCATTGTTCTTCTTGGCATCCGTAAAAGTTTATGCTATCTGCAAACGATTCACCAAGAGATTCATATTCTTGAAGGCGGTGAGCTGGACCATGAGATGACGGTGAAAGGGCACGATGAATTAGCCATGATTGCCAAAAGTATTGAGGATCTGCGAAAAGCTTTTCTGGACAAGCTTCAAGCCATCGACGAACTGCAAGAAGAGAGCCGCAGTCTGGTTACTGAAATGTCACACGATATGAGGACACCGCTGACGTCGCTGATGATGAATTTGGAGTTTGCGAAAAAAGAGGAGGCTGGAGCGGATACCCGCAAAGATCAATATATAGCCAATGCTTATGAGAAAGCACTGCAATTGAAAAATCTGTCTGATAATCTGTTTGCCTATTTTCTACTTGATAAAGAACATGAACCTGAGCTTGAGACCGTTGCAGTCAAAGAGGTCATTTACGATCTCTTATCAGATCAGGTGGCGATCTTGCATCAAGAGAAATTCAAAGTACACCTGTTAGGAGAGCTGCCCGACAGCTATATCAACGTGAATGTCGAGGAGCTTGGCCGAGTGTTTGATAATTTGATGTCCAACTTACTTAAATACGCCGATCCCAAAAAAGACATCAATCTCACGTTTTTATCCGATCAAGAAATCTTTGAGATTCACGTCAGCAATGCGATAAAAGAGACAGATGACACGCAGGAAAGCACTAGACTTGGTGAACGAAGCATAAAACGAATGATGTCCCGCATGCACGGGCAGTTTGAAAGGATGGAAAGGAACGCTGTATACTACATCGTGCTGCGATTCTGGCACATCAAAATATAG
- a CDS encoding endonuclease I family protein yields MKRTLFGTVAAGIMIFGTLAAPLPPAANAQSFTLNEPSQTITFSPLQLQNETSAQQAKTAATSQIDSYYQSANGKSGPALKKALHDIIDDHKQLSYSQVWDALKKTDEDPKNPSNVLLLYSGVSRSKQANGGNVGQWNREHVWAKSHGNLGTSQGPGTDLHHLRATDVQTNSTRGNLDFDLGGNEYKGAPGNFYDSDSFEPHSRVKGDVARMLFYMAVRYEGDDRFPDLELNDKVNNGSAPLHGKMSVLLKWHKQDPVDQIERNRNEIIYETYQNNRNPFIDHPEWASAIWE; encoded by the coding sequence ATGAAGAGAACCTTATTTGGAACTGTGGCTGCCGGAATCATGATATTCGGCACGTTAGCCGCCCCGCTGCCTCCAGCTGCGAATGCTCAAAGCTTTACTCTGAATGAACCGAGCCAAACCATCACATTTTCCCCGTTACAGCTTCAAAACGAAACATCTGCACAACAAGCGAAAACAGCCGCTACAAGTCAAATCGATTCCTATTATCAATCTGCTAATGGCAAATCAGGACCCGCTCTAAAGAAAGCTTTACACGATATTATTGATGATCATAAGCAGCTATCCTACAGCCAGGTTTGGGATGCCTTAAAGAAAACAGATGAAGACCCAAAGAATCCAAGCAATGTGCTCTTGCTCTATAGCGGTGTCTCTCGCTCAAAGCAAGCGAATGGCGGAAATGTTGGCCAGTGGAACCGGGAGCATGTCTGGGCTAAGTCACACGGCAATTTGGGGACAAGCCAGGGTCCAGGTACAGATCTCCATCATCTGCGGGCAACAGACGTACAAACGAATAGCACACGAGGAAATTTAGATTTTGATCTGGGCGGAAATGAATACAAGGGAGCACCGGGTAATTTCTACGATAGCGACTCATTCGAACCTCATAGCCGGGTGAAAGGGGATGTGGCAAGAATGCTCTTTTATATGGCGGTGCGGTACGAGGGCGATGACCGCTTTCCAGATTTAGAATTAAACGACAAAGTGAATAATGGAAGCGCCCCTCTCCATGGCAAAATGTCCGTACTTCTCAAGTGGCACAAACAAGATCCAGTCGATCAAATCGAACGGAACCGCAACGAGATCATTTATGAAACGTATCAGAACAACCGCAATCCCTTTATCGATCACCCAGAATGGGCAAGCGCGATTTGGGAATAA
- the psiE gene encoding phosphate-starvation-inducible protein PsiE, which produces MKRFNNFQKVPDLLQGLLNICLFFLAIALSVLLISETWYIVQFVYKTLFNKGESYYGMLGELLIFFMYFEFIALIIKYFKSNFHFPLRYFIYIGITAVIRLIIIDHEEAVSTFWWALAILAMTCALFIANKRHTAQEHEEVK; this is translated from the coding sequence ATGAAACGATTCAACAACTTCCAAAAGGTACCCGATCTCTTGCAAGGCCTTCTGAATATCTGTCTGTTCTTTCTAGCCATTGCTTTAAGCGTCCTCTTAATTAGTGAAACTTGGTATATTGTCCAATTCGTCTACAAGACTTTGTTTAACAAAGGAGAAAGCTATTATGGGATGCTTGGAGAACTGCTGATCTTCTTTATGTATTTTGAGTTTATAGCCTTAATTATTAAATACTTTAAATCAAACTTTCATTTTCCGCTTCGCTACTTTATTTATATCGGCATCACAGCTGTCATCCGATTGATTATCATCGATCATGAAGAGGCTGTATCGACGTTCTGGTGGGCGCTGGCCATTCTTGCGATGACTTGTGCACTCTTTATCGCCAATAAACGACATACCGCGCAGGAGCATGAAGAAGTGAAGTGA
- a CDS encoding IucA/IucC family C-terminal-domain containing protein, translating to MRPEWVERELLDFGVHITNGPMTSDRTLAALFSEASVLRLLEAEKEAMHAPNVAVAASMFSKRYAYLAVSSSLYMMTLYDGVYQFSPEACAFREDRKIEIDESLCSFVPLEGDRHEWREQAVHALFTECVTPLLDVLKRTSRLPYSILWENVAVRINSLYRSMMREAEESAVKQRVREDYLYLKQAAGDVFGAKQNPFHHSLNLDDSLLETSDRKTCCMYYKLEKKSESLDYCLVCPLEKKKGTACS from the coding sequence ATGAGGCCAGAGTGGGTTGAGAGAGAATTACTTGATTTCGGGGTACACATCACAAATGGACCAATGACATCTGACCGCACACTTGCTGCGCTTTTTTCAGAAGCATCTGTCCTGCGTTTATTAGAGGCTGAAAAGGAAGCCATGCATGCACCGAATGTGGCGGTAGCAGCGTCGATGTTTTCAAAGCGTTATGCCTACTTAGCCGTCAGTTCCTCTTTGTACATGATGACGCTGTATGACGGTGTCTATCAGTTTTCACCGGAGGCATGTGCCTTTAGAGAGGATCGGAAAATTGAAATTGATGAGTCATTGTGTTCGTTTGTTCCACTAGAAGGAGATCGGCATGAATGGAGAGAGCAGGCTGTGCATGCGCTGTTTACGGAGTGTGTTACACCTCTTTTAGACGTGCTGAAGCGCACTTCAAGACTTCCGTACTCCATTTTGTGGGAAAATGTAGCGGTTCGTATCAATTCTCTTTATCGCAGCATGATGCGGGAAGCCGAAGAGTCTGCGGTGAAGCAGCGCGTGCGGGAGGATTATCTGTATCTGAAGCAAGCGGCTGGTGATGTATTCGGAGCAAAACAAAATCCATTTCATCACAGCTTAAACTTAGATGACAGTTTACTAGAAACATCCGACCGAAAGACCTGCTGTATGTATTATAAGCTCGAGAAAAAATCGGAGAGTCTCGATTATTGTCTTGTCTGTCCGCTTGAAAAAAAGAAGGGCACTGCTTGTTCATAG
- a CDS encoding tetracycline resistance MFS efflux pump, translating to MKKMGRLYILMLNIFIAMLGFGLIVPVMPSYIEAFGATGKTLGFLVAATGLTQFALSPVAGALTDRFGRRKLIIAGIAGFTIAQFIFAFADQLWMLFVSRFLGGAAGALLMPAMFAYIADITSEKDRGKGMGLFSAAMTLGFVIGPGVGGYLVEYGIAFPFLIAGSFAALSTLLSILFLPETLTKEKQEEARLNKDIHFNPFVQMMQALKTSYGFLFILAFVLNFGIIHFESIFGLYVDQKHGFTPKDIAFVITVAGLAGVLVQGALVNACVKRFGEMRVVRYALLGAALMLIVCRVAPSFWLIFTGSILFLSATSFVRPALNTLLSKMAGNQQGVAGGLNTSFMSLANIVGPSLAGILFDVNIEFPFMLGTLVLCISFIASIVWGKKVQHTSAIS from the coding sequence ATGAAGAAAATGGGCAGATTATACATTTTGATGCTCAATATTTTTATTGCCATGCTTGGCTTTGGCCTCATTGTCCCTGTCATGCCAAGTTATATTGAAGCCTTTGGCGCAACAGGAAAAACACTCGGTTTTCTTGTCGCTGCAACAGGTCTTACACAATTTGCTTTATCACCGGTTGCAGGCGCACTGACCGATCGATTTGGACGTAGAAAATTGATCATTGCCGGGATTGCCGGCTTTACCATTGCCCAGTTTATTTTTGCATTTGCTGATCAGCTGTGGATGCTGTTTGTATCACGTTTTTTAGGCGGTGCGGCCGGAGCTTTACTCATGCCAGCCATGTTTGCATACATTGCTGATATCACAAGTGAGAAGGACCGAGGGAAAGGAATGGGGCTATTTAGTGCAGCAATGACGTTAGGCTTTGTTATTGGACCAGGCGTAGGCGGCTATTTGGTCGAGTATGGGATCGCTTTTCCTTTTCTCATCGCAGGTTCCTTTGCAGCTCTTTCTACCCTGTTATCCATCCTGTTTTTACCTGAAACTTTAACAAAGGAAAAGCAGGAAGAAGCGCGGTTAAACAAAGACATTCATTTCAACCCTTTTGTACAAATGATGCAAGCTTTAAAGACATCCTACGGTTTTTTGTTTATATTGGCGTTTGTCCTCAATTTTGGCATCATTCACTTTGAATCGATTTTCGGCTTATATGTAGACCAAAAACATGGATTTACACCGAAGGATATTGCGTTTGTGATTACGGTTGCGGGTCTTGCTGGCGTGCTTGTCCAAGGTGCGTTGGTGAATGCCTGTGTGAAACGATTTGGTGAAATGCGCGTCGTGCGTTATGCACTGCTAGGAGCGGCTTTGATGCTCATCGTCTGCCGTGTTGCACCGTCCTTTTGGCTGATCTTTACAGGCTCTATTTTATTTTTGTCGGCTACTTCATTTGTTCGTCCAGCTCTCAATACATTGCTGTCCAAAATGGCAGGTAATCAGCAAGGAGTAGCTGGCGGCCTTAATACATCCTTTATGAGCCTTGCCAATATTGTCGGACCGAGCCTTGCTGGGATTTTATTTGATGTGAATATTGAGTTTCCTTTTATGCTCGGAACATTGGTGCTTTGCATAAGCTTCATTGCATCCATCGTGTGGGGGAAAAAAGTGCAGCATACTTCTGCAATTTCTTAA
- a CDS encoding response regulator transcription factor encodes MNHRILVVEDDQDIGDLLQESLTRAGYEVLRAMNGEQALKLVNDSLDLVILDVMMPGISGIETCQQMRASSNVPILFLTAKSSTFDKTEGLLAGGDDYMTKPFSEEELHARVIAQLRRYTVYQEKKEQEETFLVGGKLRVSEEFNEVWKESQQIKLSDLEYRMLKLLMSRRNKIFSAQNIYESVWGQPYFYCSNNTVMVHIRKLRAKIEDDPARPVYIKTEWGRGYRFGTS; translated from the coding sequence ATGAACCATCGAATATTAGTCGTAGAAGATGATCAGGATATTGGAGACCTTTTGCAGGAATCCCTTACACGTGCTGGATATGAGGTGCTGAGAGCGATGAATGGCGAGCAAGCATTGAAGCTTGTGAACGATTCGCTCGATTTGGTGATTTTGGATGTGATGATGCCAGGTATATCAGGCATCGAAACGTGCCAGCAGATGAGAGCGTCTTCTAACGTCCCGATTCTATTTCTGACAGCCAAATCAAGTACATTCGATAAAACCGAAGGCTTACTTGCCGGCGGGGATGATTATATGACAAAACCTTTTTCAGAAGAGGAGCTCCATGCTAGAGTCATTGCACAATTACGCAGGTATACCGTCTATCAGGAAAAGAAGGAGCAGGAAGAAACTTTTCTTGTTGGGGGCAAGCTGAGGGTGAGCGAAGAATTTAATGAAGTGTGGAAAGAAAGTCAGCAAATCAAGCTGTCTGATTTAGAATATCGAATGTTGAAGCTGCTCATGAGCAGGCGAAACAAAATCTTTTCAGCCCAAAATATTTATGAGAGCGTGTGGGGACAGCCTTATTTCTATTGTTCCAACAATACGGTGATGGTGCATATTCGAAAGCTGCGTGCCAAAATTGAAGATGATCCAGCCCGCCCTGTATATATCAAAACGGAATGGGGAAGAGGATACCGATTTGGCACATCGTAA
- a CDS encoding pyridoxal-phosphate-dependent aminotransferase family protein — MDNVKELQIPSRTIMTPGPVEVDPRVLRVMSTPILGQFDPAFTHIMNETMTLLRSLFQTENEWAFPIDGTSRSGLEAVLASVIEPGDSMLVPVFGRFGHLLIEIGQRYGAEVHTMECEWGTVFDPSDIIQEMKQVKPRIVAMVHGETSTGRLQPLEQIGEACRELDALFIVDAVATIGGTQVKVDEWKIDAAIGGTQKCLSVPSGMSPITYNDRVAAVVESRKKVEKGIATQDELQEQMDISPIKSNYFDLSQLQDYWSPRRLNHHTEATTMLYALREGVRVVLEEGLSERFQRHAYHEKALMKGLEAMGLELFGDPHCKMPVVTCIEIPSGIDGEAVRADLLKHFGIEIASSFGPLAGRIWRIGTMGYSCRKENVLFVLAGLEAILIKHGASIHCGAGLQAALSIYEQGE; from the coding sequence ATGGATAACGTGAAAGAACTGCAAATACCTTCAAGAACGATTATGACACCAGGACCTGTTGAAGTAGACCCGAGAGTGCTCCGTGTGATGAGTACCCCAATTCTCGGTCAATTTGATCCAGCATTTACACATATCATGAATGAAACGATGACCTTATTGCGGTCGCTTTTCCAAACAGAAAATGAATGGGCTTTTCCGATTGACGGCACGTCTCGTTCAGGGCTTGAAGCTGTGCTTGCCAGTGTCATTGAGCCGGGAGATTCGATGCTTGTGCCTGTCTTTGGCCGCTTCGGTCATCTGCTCATTGAAATAGGACAGCGCTATGGTGCTGAGGTACATACAATGGAATGTGAATGGGGAACGGTTTTTGATCCTAGCGATATCATTCAGGAAATGAAGCAGGTCAAGCCTAGAATCGTCGCGATGGTCCATGGTGAAACATCCACGGGGCGGTTGCAGCCGCTTGAGCAAATTGGTGAAGCGTGCCGAGAACTCGATGCACTGTTCATTGTAGACGCTGTAGCAACCATTGGCGGTACCCAGGTGAAAGTGGACGAATGGAAGATTGATGCGGCGATTGGCGGTACGCAGAAGTGCTTGTCTGTTCCATCAGGCATGTCACCTATCACGTATAATGACCGGGTTGCAGCTGTCGTTGAATCGAGAAAGAAAGTGGAAAAGGGAATTGCGACACAGGATGAATTGCAGGAGCAAATGGATATTTCTCCAATTAAAAGCAATTACTTTGATCTCAGCCAGCTCCAGGATTATTGGAGTCCTAGACGATTAAATCATCATACAGAAGCGACAACGATGCTCTATGCACTTCGTGAAGGGGTTCGTGTTGTGCTGGAAGAAGGACTGTCTGAGCGTTTTCAAAGGCACGCATATCACGAGAAAGCCTTGATGAAAGGTCTTGAAGCGATGGGACTTGAATTGTTCGGGGATCCACATTGTAAAATGCCAGTTGTGACATGTATTGAGATTCCAAGTGGTATTGATGGAGAAGCGGTACGTGCCGATCTGCTTAAGCATTTTGGCATTGAAATCGCAAGCTCCTTTGGACCGCTAGCCGGACGTATATGGAGAATTGGCACAATGGGCTATAGCTGCAGAAAAGAAAACGTGCTGTTTGTGTTAGCAGGACTGGAAGCGATTCTAATCAAACACGGTGCATCCATCCATTGCGGAGCAGGGCTTCAGGCGGCTCTTTCTATCTATGAACAAGGTGAATAA